The DNA segment atggGCGTTTGATAGTCAGTAAAATGTCCAGGGGAGCACTAtcggaaaaaagtttgggaaacactgccctaaacgaaaatattttcacatcAAAATGGACGATACAGCAGCCAAATTATAGTTTTGACTTTTGAGACGCCGTATACATcgattttgaaacgccgtaaGCCCGCTTATTAATTAACCTTATACGTTTTTATGTGCAGGTTGTAGCTGATACGTAGTCGCAAAAAACGAAATGCAATAAACGAAGAAGACCGAAAACTTATAAAGGCTTGTGGTTTAAAAACGTTAGGTTCGTGAGGGGGTTTGGCCCAATACTCCCTCTCTAAATACTCTAGTGTTAGCATAAAATAGCATTTAGGAGGGTAAATGACAAACTccctgaaaatattttaagattttgcCTTTTTTCTGAACGGCATTTTCACACCAATCTGCTGAAATATGTTtgccacaaaaatatttacaagatAGGCCTACCTGTACCACTCAATAGTAGGCTACACCAAAGTAGTggcatcaacaaaattttaatgctttcttgaccaaaaatattttaacaaaaaaatgtggACATAACTCTCAACGAAGTATTGTATTGGGTAGGGACTGTAGCCGTACTCACTTCAAAATGAGTTTTGTAATGGCATTACCGTTCAACATTCTCTTTGAAAAACGTGGGTAAccttattttgcttttacaagTCGATTAAACAGTGAACAGCTCCGTATCAACAACTACAGGatcaatttgcattgttaGAAGCAAGCTTTTTAGAAACTTTTTCTCGATGCTTGATAACCAGAACGACAAGCAATCTATGGTGTTTCACGATCAGCCAATTATGTTCTTGAGTTTGGTCATAGTTTTATAACAATGCTGTCTAAAACTTTCGTGTCATGacttaatatacagtattgcAGTGGCTATTATAACAATATGATATGGTCGATGAAGAGtcgaaaatcaaaaaagcagTGAACCAAAAGACGGCTATGTCCCAATTATGGTTCCCTCCGTAAATACGTTAGTCTTAACAAGTTCTTTTTGGATCATCGTTGTGTGCAGCCGGTTTTTAATcagttttagtttaaaaaacaaacatttttcattgcGGTTTCAAACTAttaaaacgaaataaacaTGCAATGCGATTTAGACGTTGggaaaattaaagtttaaatttaggcaaaacttaaaatttgatgaatatttttgcattatacatcagtttatttttgctcATTTGTGACACTATGTAGCTTTATCGATAATGTAAAAGATTATGCGGCGATCCGTGACGTTCGAAAAATATCCAATCAGAGTTGGCCAAATCTCAATGCGGGCTACTCAATGCAACGTAGCTCTTTCTCTGACAGGATAAGAAACGCAGCATCAGCAGTGAAGCAAAGGGCTACGCTAACATGTCACGTatagggttagttcggatatgaataatatttattaacctgatatttgtattttagctaatcagaaaataaactgTAAGAACAGAGTAACCTTTTTATCTTAAATTCTAGTACGGTAGCTTAGCTTAAACACAGTGAAAACTCCTAAGGGTGACGTTATTTCCTTAAAgttatttcacattttcttGTTAACCAAACCAAAATTGTGTTTAGTAGCTGTGCTAACTAATTTGGGTACATTATTTTTCCACGTTTTAAGTCTTTGGGCTTGGCTGCTTTTCTTCACTCATTCtttggggtctagtatacaagtgcacaaccagatgacgtcaagACAGGCTAAGCCTAATGGTTatagcattttgtttttcgttGCTCCCACAGACAAAGACGACATAGTAATAGAATAAACTGAAGCCAACTAAAATGTACCGGTAAATGTGAAACATTTGGGTGCAGAAGCACAGTCGTCAAAATTTCGGTGCTTCAGTTACCATGTTTACCACTATGGTAGCCTTACAGAGCAAATTTTCTGTAACATTTTGTAGAGAATATAGAAAAAAAAGTTGTGAATTAGGTCTATGTTTTAATTACATTCAAAAAAGGGTTAATCTAATCACTATTTTGGTCTTTAAACTGCCCGTATTTGACAAGAGAACTCAATTCAAAACTTGCCAAAAGATATAAAAACcctaaaaataataatttttcatccagttaacgaacaaaattttatctgTATATCTAATATCATATGTAGCTAAAATAGCCTCAGTTATAAACCAATATCCAGATAGTCCAGTCCTGTACTTTGGTAAAACTGATAACTATGTTACGTTGGTTTTATGGGTGTTGCAGCCATGCTAGCCCTGAATTTGTTGTGATCTTGACAAATTACTATTTAGGGCAAAATAAAACGTTAATTTCATGATTTGGTTCATGATTACAACCCTGAATAAGTTTTTCACAGGTTTTTCTAATTAAACAAGGTTGCCTATGAACTTATTTCAAGCCAAAGCTCGTATTAGCCATTCTCGGTCAAGAAAACAACCCAATTGGATTTTACTGCTACGTTTTGAATGTAGTCATACAACATTGAAGATTTGAAACAAGcacaacaaacaaatgaaTGTGCAATGTGTGCGCTGAAAGTCATCGCTTGACTGCATGTCAAGCCGAAGATTTCTTTGCAATCTGGTTGTGCatgtaacaaataaaacaagttttttaactTCAAGTTGCCTCTTGTACGAAAGTTGCTTGGTTTCCCGAAAAAGATCTCTACATTTTGttctaaaaatcaaatattatGTATATGCATCAGCATTTAAAGCTATTGCGATCCTGTACTTTTAAGTTTGCAAATGAAATAACCTATAGttttttgttagaaaaaattCAATGGAATTAAGTCTTTAGGTTACGTCAGTCGTATGTAGTTAAAGTGTAGCAGGGAAACTATTGTGTTACTAAATaggtaaaattgttttacaggTTATTTCTGCATGGTATCAAATGCAAAATAATGTATTACAAGTATACTAGACCCTCGCTGCCcaaattgtgatgtaatttGGATCAGCACTTCAGTATTAGACCCAGATCATACACCCTTAACTGAACAgttttgtataaaatattgTACCTGCCATTGTTAGTCCCCGTTTAAGGTGTGAAGCTTATGCCATTTTATTTAATGTTAATTTTCGTTACAGGTATCAAGATTctcaaattgaaatttatttacaatatatatttttgaaagttgTTTAGCAAAGTAGACCATAGAAATGAGTTTTTACTTCAAGGTTCTGTGTTCTTCTTTTGTGCTGGCTTTGGTACATTTTCCTTGCACTGTTCATAGTGCCAACGATGATTGTGAAGGTGAAGGCTTTTCTATTTGCAACATGTTTGTGTAGTCATTTGTTAATAACAATCAGACGaacttcattttatttttgcagtgtgCATTGGGTTTTTGACAAAGTTCCAAAAACTTGtcgatgatgaaaatgttgaaGGTGAACCTGACATTCGAAAGCGACTAAAGGAAGTGTGCAATGAAGCTCGAGGAAAGGAAAACAGATTTGTAAGATGTGTGGTTAACACTTAGATTTATTGGGGTATAACCTGCACCTGAGGTTTAGATTCAGTTAGTTTACATAAGATTCACATTAGgccaacattttttttgaacACAAAATTGATattgattaaagaaaatattccATTATAATCGCCAAGATTCCTGCATTTTTTTACACTTTGATTAGATACTTAAAAGGAGATTATTTTGTACTGGTGTTCTTATAGCCCCCAACATGTGTCTGATATAAGGCCTTTTTTATTTCCATGACAATATGTTAAAATATCATTGTATTTTCAGTGTTATTACATAGGAGGAACAGATGATGCTGCTACTGGTTTAATTCAGGAAGTTTCAAAACCATGTAGCTATCACATGCCGCCtgaaaaaatttgttcaaagCTGAAAAAGAAAGACTCTCAGATTTGTGAATTGCGTTATGGTAAGTTCAGCTCAATTTTTAAGTAGCACATTATGTGTTGAATGGATTTTTATCGGCTTGTCCGAAAcaaagtttgttatttttttaatcggGTAGCCGCTTCTGTAAAAGTACAGCTACACCATTAAAAAGTTGTAATTACAGTAATGTACTTCAGCGCATACTCAGTACATTACAAAATATAGTTGCTTGACTTTACATGTATTTGCGCAAATGAAATTGTGTATAGTGGTAACTGGTAACTGGTAACTGGGTAGACCTGGGTATAATTTGCATTGAACCATAATAAACAcatgtttatgttttgtgtttcACAAATGCAGAATGCTGAAAGCAATAGCAATACTTTAGTCAGTTTTACATGTTCCAAACTTTTGAGGTTAATAATTCAAACACTTTTAGGAAAGTGTAAGATTAGTTTTCTTGTAACATGTAGTTACAATGCTTTGTAACATTTTAGACAAGAAGATTGACTGGAAATCAGTGAACTTCAATAAAATGCGTGTCAAGCAATTGAAAAAGATTCTGGAAGAATGGGGTGAATCGTGTAAAGGATGTATTGAAAAATCTGAATATATTAAACGCATTAAAGACCTTTTGCCTAAATATGTACCCAAAGAAGAACTATGAGTGGTTGTAGGTATTGCTGAaccaacattttattttgaaaagcttCATAAATATGCCATCCTTACACCTATGTAGTaatattttgttgctttattGCTGTTAGGAAATTTCATCTGGCCTTGAATTACAGATGTTTACTGCGTATCCCCTATAAAGGCTGACACTGCAGTAAGACTATATTTTGTTGAGAATGCAATATTTTCTATGTTTAAATATATTCTTGAAATCTTACAGcctgattttatttttctaatcGGACATCTAGAAAATATAACCTGCCTAAATCAACTTCAAAGGAAAAAAATCGTGACAGAAATCGTGTATGGCGTGTGTGAACGAAAACAGGCTGCGATCAATCCAAATTATTCTACAGTTGGGTTAATAAACTAGTATAATAAACAAGGCATTTTTACACAAAACGTTTTGTCAGGATATTTGCGagtgcaaaacaaaaacaaaacaagtcg comes from the Clavelina lepadiformis chromosome 5, kaClaLepa1.1, whole genome shotgun sequence genome and includes:
- the LOC143460715 gene encoding mesencephalic astrocyte-derived neurotrophic factor-like, producing MSFYFKVLCSSFVLALVHFPCTVHSANDDCEVCIGFLTKFQKLVDDENVEGEPDIRKRLKEVCNEARGKENRFCYYIGGTDDAATGLIQEVSKPCSYHMPPEKICSKLKKKDSQICELRYDKKIDWKSVNFNKMRVKQLKKILEEWGESCKGCIEKSEYIKRIKDLLPKYVPKEEL